The proteins below are encoded in one region of uncultured Fibrobacter sp.:
- a CDS encoding NifB/NifX family molybdenum-iron cluster-binding protein, with translation MAKYKIAVATNDGVNVNVHFGHAAAFDIYEVDDASGKFEKIEVRVKPEHCDGTCGDGTCGQRDMEHLSMLTAARNLSDLDYVLCSQIGPQAIQALARFNVRAFDIGLPVADAIAKINLYRNKIAQRALKIRESIV, from the coding sequence ATGGCTAAATATAAAATCGCAGTAGCCACAAACGATGGTGTGAATGTCAATGTTCACTTTGGGCATGCTGCCGCATTTGATATTTATGAAGTCGATGATGCGAGCGGAAAATTTGAAAAGATCGAAGTTCGCGTAAAGCCGGAACATTGTGACGGAACGTGCGGGGACGGCACTTGTGGCCAGCGCGATATGGAACATTTGTCGATGCTTACGGCAGCAAGGAATCTATCCGATCTGGATTACGTTCTTTGCTCGCAGATTGGCCCGCAGGCAATCCAGGCTTTGGCGCGCTTTAATGTCCGTGCGTTCGATATCGGTCTCCCGGTTGCTGACGCAATTGCTAAAATAAACTTATATCGCAATAAGATTGCTCAAAGAGCCCTAAAAATAAGGGAAAGTATAGTCTAA